In a genomic window of Halomonas denitrificans:
- a CDS encoding NERD domain-containing protein, translating into MADTRLLRDYPALTRHRAEQSAARRQRRIRLAVLLPLAALLVTSLYAWSPPAALMVAAIASMLLFFAFLPGSTSVDPGALAGIEGEVATLKQLLRLPDAYRIVNRVRLPDPRLPNGERELDFVISGPSGLWVVEVKNTPGLVQVVGGARHWPLSKRSGCSSCPSWNAMDNPEPQVRDQIDALKRWLLMNGVAAEPKGVICLAHPDVAIRDPDRAAYPVRVPGQLVQTISGTRAGTSGAPDLSAAGSTPWVPLLEPLREGRLDAAAQAAASVARTGGRSGPRPGRIRTASAARR; encoded by the coding sequence ATGGCCGATACCCGACTTCTTCGCGACTACCCGGCACTGACCCGGCACCGCGCCGAGCAGAGCGCGGCGCGACGCCAGCGCCGGATCCGGCTGGCCGTGCTCCTTCCGCTGGCGGCGCTTCTGGTCACGTCGCTGTACGCCTGGAGCCCGCCGGCGGCGCTGATGGTCGCGGCGATCGCGTCCATGCTGCTGTTCTTCGCCTTCCTGCCCGGGTCGACCTCTGTCGATCCCGGTGCGTTGGCCGGTATCGAGGGCGAGGTCGCGACGCTGAAGCAGCTCCTGCGCCTGCCGGACGCCTACCGCATCGTGAACCGGGTCCGCCTGCCCGACCCGCGCCTGCCGAACGGCGAACGCGAACTGGACTTCGTGATTTCCGGCCCGTCCGGCCTCTGGGTCGTCGAGGTCAAGAACACGCCGGGGCTGGTCCAGGTCGTCGGCGGCGCCCGCCACTGGCCCCTGTCGAAACGCTCGGGCTGCTCGAGCTGCCCGAGCTGGAACGCCATGGACAATCCCGAGCCGCAGGTCCGCGACCAGATCGACGCGCTGAAGCGCTGGCTGCTGATGAACGGCGTTGCAGCCGAACCGAAGGGCGTGATCTGCCTCGCCCACCCGGACGTCGCGATCCGCGACCCCGATCGCGCGGCCTACCCGGTGCGGGTGCCCGGGCAGCTCGTCCAGACGATTTCAGGAACGAGAGCAGGGACGAGTGGCGCGCCGGACCTGTCGGCCGCCGGCTCCACGCCCTGGGTGCCCCTGCTCGAGCCACTTCGGGAAGGGCGCCTGGACGCAGCGGCCCAGGCGGCTGCATCCGTGGCTCGGACCGGAGGCCGAAGCGGACCCCGGCCGGGGCGAATCAGAACTGCCAGCGCAGCCCGCCGGTGA